In the Pleuronectes platessa chromosome 8, fPlePla1.1, whole genome shotgun sequence genome, one interval contains:
- the fibpa gene encoding fibroblast growth factor (acidic) intracellular binding protein a: MAVELDVFVGNTTIMDEEVYQLWLDGHTVNDAVKVRMEGGVLEECEASADVLMSDTMDQYRTFQMCERLLHSPTKLANQLLFQIPPHRQAILIERYYAFDDVFVREVLGKKLSKGTKKDLDDVSAKTGVTLKSCRRQFDNFKRVFKVVEELKGRLVENIRQHFLLSDKLSRDYAAIVFFANNRFETGKRKLMFLTFQDFAFCGGQLINNWTVGAVDNMVEDMDVDLDKEFLQELKELKILIADKDLLDQHKSLVCTALRGKTKAFNEMEANFKNLSRGLVNIAAKLTNTKDVRDFFIDLVEKFIEPCRSDRWTAADMRLYLTHYTNSAHILDTFKHQLVWDRYMGVIKSCIFKMYHD; this comes from the exons ATGGCAGTGGAGCTGGATGTGTTCGTGGGTAACACCACCATCATGGACGAGGAGGTCTATCAGCTCTGGTTGGATGGACACACAG TGAACGATGCAGTCAAGGTacggatggagggaggagtgcTGGAGGAGTGTGAGGCGAGCGCAGATGTTCTGATGAGCGACACCATGGACCAGTACAGGACTTTCCAGATGTGCGAGCGTCTGCTGCACAGTCCAACCAAACTAGCCAATCAGCTCCTGTTCCAGATCCCTCCGCATCGACAGGCCATCCTCATAGAGAG ataCTATGCTTTTGATGACGTGTTTGTCCGTGAGGTCCTGGGAAAGAAACTCTCTAAAGGAACCAAAAAAGACTTAGACGACGTCAGTGCCAAGACAGGTGTGACACTGAAGAGCTGCAGACGACAG tttgacAACTTCAAACGTGTTTTCAAAGTAGTGGAAGAGCTGAAGGGGCGCCTGGTGGAGAACATACGTCAGCATTTTCTTCTCTCTGACAAGCTTTCAAG GGATTACGCCGCCATCGTTTTCTTTGCCAACAATCGCTTTGAGACGGGGAAAAGAAAGCTGATGTTCCTCACTTTCCAGGATTTTGCTTTCTGCGGTGGGCAGCTTATCAACAACTGGACCGTCGGGGCCGTGG ATAACATGGTGGAAGACATGGACGTCGATCTGGATAAAGAGTTTTTACAGGAGCTGAAGGAACTGAAGATTTTAATCGCAGACAAAGATCTGCTGGATCAACACAAAAG TCTGGTGTGTACAGCTCTCAGAGGAAAGACTAAAGCTTTTAATGAGATGGAGGCTAATTTCAAG AATCTTTCAAGAGGCCTTGTCAACATCGCGGCCAAGTTAACGAACACGAAAGACGTCAGAGATTTCTTCATTGATCTTGTGGAGAAG tttaTTGAGCCGTGCCGTTCGGACCGATGGACAGCTGCGGATATGAGACTCTACCTCACTCACTACACAAACTCTGCGCACATACTCGACACATTCAA ACACCAGCTTGTGTGGGACAGATACATGGGCGTCATCAAAAGCTGTATCTTCAAAATGTATCACGACTGA
- the fosl1a gene encoding fos-related antigen 1a isoform X2: MYRNFGNEGRGNPPYTGSESNTGSPGGSSTSTTQEQYVMAGSGQFVPSLNAITTSQDLQWLVQPALMHPPGPSRSPVPPYPSLSGARPLGPLHSLSHQFRPGVIRAAASPMGSTRRRNDEHLSQEEVERRRIRRERNKQAAAKCRNRRRELTDTLQSETDQLEDEKSVLQKEIAELEKQKEKLELVLEAHRPICKIESSDSDSEPGPSVSSLLGIKIEPKDFSTPVSQFSMKTERPKPKITIPTRPATSSASAFVTESESLHTPVLTSTPSLTPFTAAMVFTYPSASIDPNASTTSHAASLQGNVRPSHAPQTCGVAHRRSSSSGDQSDHSLHSPTIITL; encoded by the exons ATGTATCGAAACTTCGGGAACGAGGGACGAGGCAACCCGCCGTACACAGGCTCAGAGTCCAACACTGGATCCCCGGGAGGCAGCAGCACGTCCACCACACAGGAGCAG TATGTCATGGCAGGCAGCGGTCAGTTCGTCCCAAGCCTCAATGCCATCACAACCAGTCAGGACCTCCAGTGGCTGGTCCAGCCCGCCCTCATGCATCCACCGGGCCCTTCAAGATCACCAGTGCCCCCTTACCCATCCCTGTCGGGGGCACGGCCCCTGGGTCCACTACATTCCCTGTCCCACCAATTCAGGCCGGGCGTGATCAGAGCTGCTGCCAGCCCCATGGGTTCGACGAGGCGCAGGAACGATGAACAT TTATCCcaggaagaggtggagagacGCAGAATAAGAAGGGAGCGGAATAAACAGGCTGCGGCAAAATGTCGCAATCGCCGACGGGAGCTCACGGACACGCTGCAAAGT gagactGACCAGCTGGAAGATGAAAAGTCCGTGTTACAGAAGGAAATTGCTGAATTAgaaaagcagaaagaaaagcttGAGCTGGTTCTAGAAGCTCACCGTCCCATCTGTAAAATAGAGTCCTCCGATTCCGATTCCGAGCCGGGTCCATCAGTTTCCTCTTTGTTGGGCATCAAAATAGAGCCAAAAGACTTCAGCACACCTGTATCTCAATTTTCAATGAAGACGGAGAGACCCAAACCAAAGATAACCATCCCGACCAGGCCTGCCACATCCTCTGCCTCTGCTTTTGTCACTGAATCTGAATCCCTCCACACCCCGGTTCTCACATCTACTCCCTCACTTACACCATTCACAGCAGCTATGGTCTTCACCTATCCCTCTGCCTCCATAGACCCCAACGCCTCCACCACATCCCATGCTGCATCACTTCAAGGAAATGTCCGTCCCTCTCATGCCCCGCAGACCTGTGGGGTAGCTCATcgtcgcagcagcagcagcggcgacCAATCGGATCACTCCCTGCACTCGCCGACCATCATCACACTGTGA
- the ccdc85b gene encoding coiled-coil domain-containing protein 85B, which translates to MGSEGEIINRELSKMSDEDLLACSKEELVSRLRKEESEKISALIQRGRLIKEVNKQLQGHLLEIRELKTINQRLQEENVELRDLCCFLDDDRLKVKKLAREWQLFGHHAAKVMREDLGGYLKKLADLERMQDGLVKENLDLKELCLVLEEECVSRSDSSPGGSTELNLPCMVARDLGDGSSSTGSVGSPDQLHLVCSPDD; encoded by the coding sequence ATGGGCAGCGAGGGTGAGATAATAAACAGAGAGCTGTCAAAGATGTCTGACGAGGATTTGCTGGCTTGCTCCAAAGAGGAGCTGGTGAGCCGGCTGCGTAAAGAGGAGTCCGAGAAAATCTCTGCGCTCATCCAGCGAGGCCGGCTGATCaaggaggtaaataaacagcTGCAGGGACACCTCCTGGAGATCAGGGAACTTAAAACCATCAACcagcggctgcaggaggagaacgtGGAGCTGCGGGACCTGTGCTGCTTCCTGGACGACGACCGGCTCAAGGTGAAGAAGCTGGCCCGGGAGTGGCAGCTGTTCGGGCACCACGCCGCCAAGGTGATGCGGGAGGACCTGGGCGGTTACTTGAAAAAGCTCGCCGACCTGGAGCGCATGCAGGACGGCCTGGTGAAGGAGAACCTGGACCTGAAGGAGCTGTGCctggtgctggaggaggagtgCGTCAGCCGGAGCGACTCCAGCCCCGGCGGCTCCACCGAGCTCAACCTGCCCTGCATGGTGGCCCGGGACCTGGGGGACGGGAGCTCGAGCACGGGCAGCGTGGGGAGCCCGGACCAGCTTCACCTAGTGTGCTCACCGGATGACTGA
- the fosl1a gene encoding fos-related antigen 1a isoform X1 — MYRNFGNEGRGNPPYTGSESNTGSPGGSSTSTTQEQKYVMAGSGQFVPSLNAITTSQDLQWLVQPALMHPPGPSRSPVPPYPSLSGARPLGPLHSLSHQFRPGVIRAAASPMGSTRRRNDEHLSQEEVERRRIRRERNKQAAAKCRNRRRELTDTLQSETDQLEDEKSVLQKEIAELEKQKEKLELVLEAHRPICKIESSDSDSEPGPSVSSLLGIKIEPKDFSTPVSQFSMKTERPKPKITIPTRPATSSASAFVTESESLHTPVLTSTPSLTPFTAAMVFTYPSASIDPNASTTSHAASLQGNVRPSHAPQTCGVAHRRSSSSGDQSDHSLHSPTIITL; from the exons ATGTATCGAAACTTCGGGAACGAGGGACGAGGCAACCCGCCGTACACAGGCTCAGAGTCCAACACTGGATCCCCGGGAGGCAGCAGCACGTCCACCACACAGGAGCAG AAGTATGTCATGGCAGGCAGCGGTCAGTTCGTCCCAAGCCTCAATGCCATCACAACCAGTCAGGACCTCCAGTGGCTGGTCCAGCCCGCCCTCATGCATCCACCGGGCCCTTCAAGATCACCAGTGCCCCCTTACCCATCCCTGTCGGGGGCACGGCCCCTGGGTCCACTACATTCCCTGTCCCACCAATTCAGGCCGGGCGTGATCAGAGCTGCTGCCAGCCCCATGGGTTCGACGAGGCGCAGGAACGATGAACAT TTATCCcaggaagaggtggagagacGCAGAATAAGAAGGGAGCGGAATAAACAGGCTGCGGCAAAATGTCGCAATCGCCGACGGGAGCTCACGGACACGCTGCAAAGT gagactGACCAGCTGGAAGATGAAAAGTCCGTGTTACAGAAGGAAATTGCTGAATTAgaaaagcagaaagaaaagcttGAGCTGGTTCTAGAAGCTCACCGTCCCATCTGTAAAATAGAGTCCTCCGATTCCGATTCCGAGCCGGGTCCATCAGTTTCCTCTTTGTTGGGCATCAAAATAGAGCCAAAAGACTTCAGCACACCTGTATCTCAATTTTCAATGAAGACGGAGAGACCCAAACCAAAGATAACCATCCCGACCAGGCCTGCCACATCCTCTGCCTCTGCTTTTGTCACTGAATCTGAATCCCTCCACACCCCGGTTCTCACATCTACTCCCTCACTTACACCATTCACAGCAGCTATGGTCTTCACCTATCCCTCTGCCTCCATAGACCCCAACGCCTCCACCACATCCCATGCTGCATCACTTCAAGGAAATGTCCGTCCCTCTCATGCCCCGCAGACCTGTGGGGTAGCTCATcgtcgcagcagcagcagcggcgacCAATCGGATCACTCCCTGCACTCGCCGACCATCATCACACTGTGA